A section of the Falco peregrinus isolate bFalPer1 chromosome 3, bFalPer1.pri, whole genome shotgun sequence genome encodes:
- the FAM8A1 gene encoding protein FAM8A1 has product MEEMAEPGAEPGAGRTGAGAAAMAKGDNERSDGVSGGAAAAASSPPCSPPAAFGGEGGGAKPLSAAEYARRVHQWLWDSYCGYLSWQGCLPALLAASAAPAAAGPPRVAATPPAPSPPPGAAAAAYYSPFYLFAPPPAHTAAAGPSPRAAAAPAPAWPGAAGRLAPVPRAASGSATGTSGSGAPRDTGRPAGREFIIPSLAHRFIAEMVDFFILFFIKATIVLSVMHLSGIKDISKFAMHYIIEEIDEDTSMEDLQKMMVVALIYRLLVCFYEIICIWGAGGATPGKFLLGLRVVTCDTSVLIAPSRVLVIPSSNVSMTTSTIRALIKNFSIASFFPAFITLLFFQHNRTAYDIVAGTIVVRRHGVR; this is encoded by the exons ATGGAGGAGATGGCGGAGCCCGGCGCGGAGCCGGGCGCGGGCCGGACCGGCGCTGGGGCGGCGGCGATGGCGAAGGGCGATAACGAGAGGAGCGACGGCGTCTCCGGAGGGGCGGCCGCCGCTGCGTCGTCCCCGCCGTGCTCCCCTCCGGCGGCCTTCGGGGGCGAGGGCGGCGGGGCGAAGCCGCTGAGCGCGGCGGAGTACGCGCGGCGCGTTCACCAGTGGCTGTGGGACTCGTACTGCGGGTACctcagctggcagggctgcctgcccgCGCTCCTCGCCGCCtccgccgcgcccgccgccgccggcccccctCGCGTCGCCGCGACGCCGCCCGCTCCCTCCCCACcgccgggggcggccgccgccgcctaCTACAGCCCCTTCTACCTCTTCGCTCCGCCGCCGGCCCACacggccgccgccgggccgagcccccgcgccgccgccgcgcccgcccccgcTTGGCCGGGAGCGGCGGGCAGGTTGGCCCCCGTGCCCAGGGCGGCCTCCGGCAGCGCCACCGGCACCAGCGGCAGCGGCGCCCCACGGGACACGGGGCGGCCGGCAG GTCGGGAGTTCATCATCCCTTCGTTGGCACACAGATTCATAGCAGAGatggtggatttttttattctgttctttataAAGGCAACCATTGTTTTAAGTGTTATGCACCTCAGTGGAATAAA GGACATCTCTAAATTTGCCATGCATTACATCATAGAAGAAATAGATGAGGATACATCCATGGAAGATTTGCAGAAGATGATGGTAGTAGCTCTCATCTACAGGTTATTAGTCTGCTTCTATGAG ataaTCTGTATTTGGGGAGCAGGTGGAGCAACCCCAGGGAAGTTCTTGCTTGGACTGCGCGTCGTGACATGCGATACGTCGGTGCTTATTGCGCCCAGCCGTGTGTTAGTCATTCCGTCTTCTAATGTCAGTATGACAAC gTCCACAATACGAGCTTTGATCAAGAATTTTTCTATCGCTTCATTTTTCCCTGCGTTCATTACCCTGCTGTTTTTCCAGCATAACAGAACAGCCTACGATATTGTAGCAGGAACTATTGTGGTAAGAAGACATGGAGTCAGATGA